From a region of the uncultured Draconibacterium sp. genome:
- a CDS encoding DUF4973 domain-containing protein translates to MKKIYYIVLFFMVAPFLFSACNDEWTEEQYEHFVSFKAPLNDLGVSPIYVSYKTDEVSNYKLPVIVSGSTLNPDDISVKVALDPDTLEALNYERFQSRTDLYYKQLTDSYFTMPASVDIKAGEDVALLNIDFNFENIDLADKWILPLTILDDTENGAYTPHPRKHYKRALLRVMPFNDYSGTYGAANLKTYIKGSENGAPIVKSNIQLYVVDDHTVFFYAGMVDEDRIDRHNYKVYAEFDQETDEVILYSDNPDMEFQSYSTPTYTVDEQMDVTRPYLLKRTTIVQGIDFSFKDYSTSDVVDYNFTVRGQIAMERRINTQIPDENQAIEW, encoded by the coding sequence ATGAAAAAAATATATTATATAGTACTGTTTTTTATGGTTGCGCCGTTTCTTTTCAGCGCCTGCAACGATGAATGGACAGAGGAGCAATACGAGCATTTTGTCTCTTTTAAAGCTCCGTTAAACGACCTGGGTGTGAGTCCTATTTATGTGAGCTACAAAACAGACGAGGTTTCAAATTATAAACTTCCTGTAATTGTTAGTGGGTCAACACTAAATCCTGACGATATAAGTGTAAAGGTGGCGCTTGATCCCGACACTTTAGAGGCACTGAATTACGAGCGCTTTCAAAGCAGAACTGATTTATACTATAAGCAGCTAACTGATTCGTATTTTACGATGCCTGCATCTGTTGATATTAAGGCCGGAGAAGATGTTGCACTATTGAATATCGATTTTAATTTTGAGAACATTGATTTGGCAGACAAGTGGATACTTCCGCTGACAATTTTAGACGATACGGAGAATGGCGCTTACACGCCACATCCGAGGAAACACTACAAAAGAGCCCTGTTGCGTGTGATGCCTTTTAATGATTACTCAGGAACCTATGGTGCAGCAAACCTAAAAACCTACATAAAAGGCAGCGAGAATGGTGCACCTATCGTAAAAAGTAATATCCAACTTTATGTTGTTGATGATCATACCGTTTTCTTTTATGCCGGAATGGTTGATGAAGATCGTATAGATCGTCATAATTATAAAGTTTACGCTGAATTTGATCAGGAGACAGATGAAGTGATACTGTATTCTGACAATCCTGATATGGAGTTTCAATCGTACAGCACGCCAACGTATACTGTTGATGAGCAAATGGATGTTACCCGTCCATACTTGTTAAAACGTACAACAATTGTACAAGGAATTGACTTCAGTTTTAAAGACTATTCAACATCAGACGTTGTGGATTATAATTTTACCGTTCGTGGTCAGATAGCTATGGAACGTAGAATTAATACACAAATACCAGACGAAAATCAGGCGATTGAATGGTAA